ttgcctgaagcacaaaatgttgaaataatggaattccacgtgtttagggagtaatgaaacttcattttacatgacaatgacgagaaaatcaaaatatttcatatttcatgtaataaaatacaaaagaaatagtgagtgagtgatgtcatcaactctctcatttggatgtaactggctcgttcatataactattttgttgaaaataagtgaaactttaaaatgccatatcttttttattttacatccgattttgatgaaattttcagtgttgtgcttgttgaatttttctctttttattcaaatcaagtttttgttggggtggacttgtcctttaaagacatTGTTTGGCGCTGTGATTTTGTCCTACTCTTAAAGTAGATGGCGCCATTACAGTTTCAGTTTAAGAGGGGTGAGAGTgccattttcttttgtattaaatATTAGCATTATAAAGTCGTAttaataatatacatgcatacacagcaaaactgtggtgttaaccggtgtacatagaggaccacaccagttattttacaccggtgttaaattggtggtgttagttttacacctataggtgttattacaacacctttggttcttaaatttacactctttggtgttatgttcaatctctagggtgtaattttaacacctcagggtgtggtcctctattaacaccgattggtgtcagttttaacaccacattttttacagtgtatcattATGGTGAATACTATTATATTTCATGCACTTACAGCCCCTGTCTGCAAAAATTGTATAAGATGAAATCTGGATAACTATTGCAATCAGATATGTACATGATCTTAGCATTGTTATGAACAGTTATGCAGGTATGCGATCTAACAAGGGTAAAAGTTATGAGGTTATGATCTCAGAAGATCAATGCTGAAAATATGACTGAATGGTAGAGTGCCCTCATAATCTTGTGTGTCAATTGGAGACAAGttaattatgttaatgataaaaaataatattctttcatttttaaagatctTCACGGctattgtaattttattttattgtgtgATGGACGGCAGTTgagatggtggtggtagtaatgATGGTGGTATTGGCGATGGCGTTgacggtagtagtagtagtagaagtagtagtagtagtagtagtagtagtagtagtagtagtagaagtaataatagtagtagtaatagtggtggtggtggtagtagtagtagtagtagaagtagtagaagtggtggttgtggtggtaaTGGAAGTGGTGATaattgttgtattgttattttattgattGTGTGATGGACGACagttgtgatggtgatggtagtaATGATGGTGGTATTGGCGATGgcgatagtagtagtagttttagtagtagaagtagtagtagtagtagtagtagtagtagtagtaggagtagtagtagtagtagtagtagtagtagtagaagtagtagtagtagtagtagtagtaggagtagtagtagtagtagtagtagaagtagtagaagtagtagtagtagtagtagtagtaggagtagcagtatagtagtagtagtagtagtagtagtagtagtagtagtagtagtagtagtagtagtagtagtagtagtagtagtagtaggagtagcagtatagtagtagtagtactatagtagtagtagtagtagtagtagtagtagtagtagtagtagtagtagtaatagtagtagaagtagtagtagtagtagtagtagtagtagtaatagtggtggtggtggtggtagtagtagtagcagtagaattagtagtagtggTCGTGGTTGTGGTAATGGAagtggtaatgatggtggtacTAGTGATGTTTTtttgatggtgttggtggtaaTGATACTGGTGATGATAGTAGTTGTGGTTGTTCAAGGATTGGGGGTGATGTGAATAGTCCTAGTGCGAAAATTGATTCTGAGTCGGAATAGGTTGgaatttatttctctttctgtGCTTTAAAGTGCCACCCCAtaagcatgaaataaaaaaaaaatgaaaaaaagtaaaagcaTAGAACCCTAAACactgaaattattaaaaaaaaagaagaaaaagatgactCAGTGCAAACATAAAAAGAGACTgatataaaaattatgttaagtAATCATTTATCTGTCAGGTTAAGGACTATTCACAAAGAGCGCGACATCAAATAGTCCATAGTGTTCGACAATCTGCTATTGGTAATAAGGTATACTTAATAGATTTGTCGGTCGGGAGTCGGTCTCGCTGGTGactatgaaaacaaatatgtaCAGATGATGCAAATGCTTACGAAATGAttgcattgtttttatttcaaattgaattccACTTAATGGAATAGCCCGGACAATAAATAACGATTAAAATGAAAGTGAAGTATATCAAATAGCCCATTATCATAATATATACATCATAAACTAAATCATATAAAACATAAATAGCGTTATAGTTCAAGAAACTGTAGTCATTTTTgggtaaaaaataatttcacattattttgcctgtaaaaatattttcagttatGTATCCACCTTCCATACTAAGAAATGTTATCAAAAACATAACTAATCTTCGATGAAGTAAATATCgattatcattacaaaaaagtttcatgaaagaaattgCCAGGCAACAGGCCTGATATCTTTATTCTTGATCCAAAGAATaacaataaagaaatataagtatatacatatatacacaatATACACAACacgttttgaaaaatatttacctccaacatatacttaaaaaGCATTATGTCGTaacttacattttttaattaaaagcgATTACAGGGATTTCTATCTGTAGATTTTCCTATTCACTTTTGCAGTTGGGTATAAATTCTATAAAATTCTTTCAGCCAAAAAGTTTGTTTTTACAAACAGAATTAAAAgggtgcaatttttttttaatattaatgataaaccTGGAAAGTGAATCATTGACAATTTCTGAGTGGTTTGCCATGACCACTCTTTAAGTGATCTTTCAAATAGATGGGAGGTCTTTGCCGAAAAAAGATGAACCGGTACAGCGTTTTAGTCTTAAGTTTCGGAACTGACGTAAAATCGTTTGTCTAGAGCCAAGGACGAAACTACTGTTCAGATTCATCAagtttcgacaaagacttcttagTTGTTCTTTGTACtgaagggcatttgacaatatgttcttgaatccgtaGTGCGTCGTGGGTCTAAATCCCCCTACTAGCTCGGAAAGTAATCCTTGACTAACAATCTTTATAAACAGCATCGGTCGGCTCGCGATTCGATTCCCCATTCCGTCTATTACTGTATTGGCAAATAACTTTCACATCTTGAACGATTTGGCAATCAGAGAAAGTAATATTGGTGTTGTTATTATCTTGAGAGGCAtccgttgtggtctagtggttctgactctctcctttcaaacagagggttgtgggttcgaatcttaTCCATCATGTCCATGGTATGTTTTCCTGCACTCGACCCGGGTGAGGTAAGTGGATACCCGGTATAGGATGAATACCTTGAATACACTGAGCGCCGTTGAAAAAGAATATAGCTCGAggtaaagccggggtaataaaaGCAGTGCTTTGtttcctcaggcaaaaagcgctttaaaTAAATGcagttattattttgttgtcgAATCATGATTAAACCCTTTGTACGTTAAAATGACATCGGTCGtccttattttgttttagatTCAGCATAATGGTAATTGTCATAGGTTTGCTTCATCTTGATTACTGATGTAATTCCCAAACCATTGAACCAATAAATCTTGTTTATTTTGAAGGAAGCAATCCAAAGAATTGATTCAAACGGGCAATGTTGCCTTTCTACTGAGAGCCTGATAGGAACTATCATCACTGTCCTGCAAGAAAGATTGGTCTCCAATCATTGAGTTTTCATAGGGATTCTCTCCAACATTAAAACCTCCATTGTCGGTTTGGTCGTCAAGGTCGGGTTCCGAAGATGGGATCTCCCACATCTCAATGTCATTAGCGTATATAGATTCACCTCGGTCGTTACGTTGTCCATCGACCAGAAATGACACAGCATACGGTGTCTGTTCGCCGATTACTTCAGGTCCGTATACTGCATTACTGATTTCCATTTGCTGGTGAGGTACTCTAGATGTCTTCGCGGACAAATCATCAGCCGTTGACGCCTGTGGCTTCCTAACGGGTTTCTTTGGCGTCCCTGGCGACTTTTTTGCCGCCTTAACCATTTTTACCTCAGGTGTCTGTTGCGTATTTTGTACGAGTGCTGGCTTCTTTTGTATCTTAACTTCTGGTGATTGTTGCGTATTTTGTTCCAGTACTGGCTTCTTTTTTAGCTTCTGCAAGCCAGCAAAAGTGGTGGTTTTCACGGTGAGTTCTTGATATGGGTTGATTGCGGATGTATTGGGGATGATATACAAGCCCTCATCAGTACAAACGCTGGCCAGTGCAGTGGATGCAGGAGTGAGAGTGGCACTAGATGAAGCACCAACAGGAGCGTAGACATTGTCTTCACAGTCACCTTGTTTAGGAATCCTGGGGCCTGCATCGGCGCCATTTTCGATTGGCCCCACCATCACGTTTTGATATTCATCGATTGAATCTTGTTTAGGAATCCTTGAGCTGGTATCTGCGCCATTTTCAAGTGGTCCAACTGCAGAGTACTGGTACGCGTCCAACGAATCTTGATTCGGAAGTCGTGGTTCATTTCCGGCGCCATTTTGAATCGGTCCAACGGCGGAATACTGGTATTCGTCGATGGAATCCTGAGTTGGAACTCTTGGATTGGCGTGGTCGGCGCCATTTTGAATCGGTCCAATGGCGGAATACTGGTATTCGTCCATCGAATCCTGTTTTGGAACATCAGATGCAGGTCCTTCGGCATTTCCGGAAAGTCCAATTGGTAAGTGCAGGTATTCCTCGCCAGTCAAGTAAGAAGTTCTTGGTGCAGTGGAATCGACATGACTAACTGCGTTGTATTGATATTTGTTGTCTGGAAAGTTAATTTCACGATCATGTGAACCTCTTCCGTTTATTCTTCCTGTCGGTTTGGCATTTCTGACTTTGCCTTTGCAcctatcaaattaaagaaaaatgaaaatcagaatgaatttcgCGAAGAAGTCTTTATAAGCTCTTCATTTGATGgtggatttgaaaaaaaatctttgtgaatAATAATGAGTCTCCTAAGTCGAAATAGTTCCAAGAAACAAATAATTTGGTCAtacatgatttctttttcaaagtgtcGGATTTGGTCCTGTCAGTGGAGTATAGTTTTATATAATGGCAGCAAGTATATTATAATAATAGACTCGTCTTTCTTACATTCATGTCTAAAGTAGGCCTGTAATACCAATATTTTACTTGAAATCGCACTTCTTGAATCTTTAGATTAAGAATTATATGAATTACATGCTATTACCTATGACgtaatattatgattattac
This genomic window from Lytechinus variegatus isolate NC3 chromosome 10, Lvar_3.0, whole genome shotgun sequence contains:
- the LOC121423073 gene encoding uncharacterized protein LOC121423073 — its product is MELPINMRFDDRFLSRFAGEIFIVFILFSGAISQNIGDVRLVNASGVVGGSEGRVEVFTDHGRRTASWARLCSSGWGADIASVVCRQLGFQDSQRYYRNGAPFGQGSRNHIVRLDRCLSGTEATTINELQCVYRGGGGIICTALPDAGVKCVEQPVTSLPPIEMKHPSPAVETTPNRESTSRTRRRTTTSTTEPSTTSQMTSTVSTPTTSTTEVTSSAPDFDFVTSDFMTTDDYVTLDSLPLGLNTGAIYIGVPTFCFIIVLIVIIIILRHRCKGKVRNAKPTGRINGRGSHDREINFPDNKYQYNAVSHVDSTAPRTSYLTGEEYLHLPIGLSGNAEGPASDVPKQDSMDEYQYSAIGPIQNGADHANPRVPTQDSIDEYQYSAVGPIQNGAGNEPRLPNQDSLDAYQYSAVGPLENGADTSSRIPKQDSIDEYQNVMVGPIENGADAGPRIPKQGDCEDNVYAPVGASSSATLTPASTALASVCTDEGLYIIPNTSAINPYQELTVKTTTFAGLQKLKKKPVLEQNTQQSPEVKIQKKPALVQNTQQTPEVKMVKAAKKSPGTPKKPVRKPQASTADDLSAKTSRVPHQQMEISNAVYGPEVIGEQTPYAVSFLVDGQRNDRGESIYANDIEMWEIPSSEPDLDDQTDNGGFNVGENPYENSMIGDQSFLQDSDDSSYQALSRKATLPV